The sequence below is a genomic window from Macadamia integrifolia cultivar HAES 741 chromosome 1, SCU_Mint_v3, whole genome shotgun sequence.
tacccacttaaagtttaagttaaaaAAGTTTTTTGTCTTCCATATGTAATTTAATTTGAATCTCAATGAGATCAGCTTGACCCTCAGATATGATTGCATAAATAAATTTGAGAACTTTACAAATTACTTTTATTGGGTCTTTGTGGACATGAACATGAACCTTAATAAATTGGATTTTTCTGAAGTACAGTTCATACATTTCGCATTTTGATTATTGGGATTCTAGATTAGAGTTAAAACAAAGGAAATGTGGATTTTTAAGACAGAGTTCAGGGGAAAAAAACTGCTTGGTCGTGTGGCCTTCGAGCCCAATGTACGGATGAACAATTTACTGCTCCACCcctgtgaaataaaaattctCATTCTCGTTGTTGCTTCGACCCACTCTCATTAAGCAATAACCATTATACTGGTGCTGGAACCATGCTCCAACCCGATAATTTTCTTTTACCCAAAATTTAATGATAGGGCTGTGAAGCATCTAAGAAGAAATGTGAGATTCACTTATTGatatatatacatgaatttttttaagaaacatatatatataaatataaatgatTGAGTTTCACTTtcacccaatatatatatatataaataattagGGAGTGTTATCCGGAGTCCATAGGTATAGCTAGGTCTCTACTGGTGATCCAATCATTATACTAACTTTCTATAAAGTAAAAATTATGAGATTCCCAAAAGGTATGAAGGAGCTccacttaataataataatactaaaatTTATCTAAAGGAGTGTATTAACTTAATGTTGGGATAAGAAAAAGCTTATTCATCAGAAGAAAGACCAATGGTCATGATGTAAACGAAAGTTGAAttagaaaaaatttcttttgcAGAGATGGATGACACTGAATGCTTTTCACGTGGTCACACAATTATTTCCAAGAGTTTGTCGGTAACAAGAACATGAAAAGAAGAAcgatcagaaaaagaaaacatttttttaggcATATGACTACAAAGAAAGCGAAAAAAGGTTAATCTGTTAGGGGCCAGATTATGAAGTGCTCGGATCCTCTGATCGAGACTTCCGGGAGGGAGGAGGGGGAGTGGATGTCCACATTTGAAAATGACTTTTAAAAGTGATTTTACAAGATAAGAATCCCAAATTGGGACAATAATTTCCACAGTGATATTATCAATTATTGTCGGCCATTCGTTTTAGCTTTTGTCATggcattatttgttttattattttttttcaacttcATTACACCTGGGCCATAGCTTTAGGGTTTGGCACTGTCTATTGAGAGCGTGTGTTCATGGGTGGAACAATTTTCATGAAGTGCATCGTAGGTGCTCCGCTATGCTCCACTAGTGTAGCCTCTATTGACGAGTTCACATCCTCTGTAATGAGTGGTGAGGTATGTGAGTATCGCACAACTGAAAATATCTAGACATATGTGTCAAGAGATTCCCAATCACTCAATGTTCATTGCACAAATGCAGCCACTGCAGAAGATTTTCACACCTTTAATGATCCCCTTTGGTTTTTCTATTTGCCCTATAAGTCTGTAACCCCCTAGTGGGgatcttgttaaaaaaaaaaaaaaaaaaaaaaaaaaagctttgtcATGATAGCTGCCAGAATCTCATCCATGCTTGCGTTGGATGTAATTGCATAATGTGGTTGTAGGAATTTATATGTTAGAATAGTGGGCAATCAAGCTTAAATGAGTAAAAAGTTGCTCCTCCGGCAAGAGAGCTTTCAAAATATCACTTGCAGTGCCTCTTTCAGAAACCTATACAAAAGTTATATTAGAAATTTAATGGGCCGAGTATTTTGAATTGGTCTCGTATATGAAACAGCCCAATAATTCCCCTGGTAATCGTGCATTCCATTAGTAGACCTCTTCATGtgctaaataaaaaattaataataaataaataaaaaacacctTTGGAGGGGCTTGATTCATGTTGCAAGACTGAGCACCTTCTCTAATTACAGGATACTTGAGTAGATGAATTTGtaggaaaaaaacaaagggatcaatgtatgttttgatatttttcttttcacttgggTACCCCTATGAGATTCGTATTTTACCGATTACCCCTATCTACTTTATGTAATTGCAACTCACTTCATTTGGGTGAAATATTCATAATTCCCTTATCCACCTCTTTTCTACTCAATAAGCCTTAATGCATGCTACTACCAAGTTACTATTCATGGTACCTGTAAATGGTGGTTTTAATGTGAATTATCTATTCCATCCTTACTTTTGTAAATTTACGACTATACGCTTCAAGCCAAAATATAAGAAAACTCCATCCTTTGGGAGAGGATGACTCCTTAATTCAAGACCTTACCCATGCAAAGCAACCATCCAACCATTGGGCTACCAAGCACAAAACAAAATACAAGCCCATAACAAATAGATAAAAGAACCTCATATTGTTGACTTGAATTAAATACACAGAGAGTAATTTTTAATTACCTTGTTATCAATGCCATTCAAGTCTCGCAAtcccactaaaaaagaaaaattttggtGTAGCTCCTTGGGGTCCAGCACGGaacatattttattattcaatCTTGTGATAGGGTATTACATGAATGATCACATCCTCGCAAGTGGCTATCAAATGATAATGATCACGGGACACATTAACACAATTTCCAAAATTCGTTCACATcaaataacaaaattatattTACATTAGTCTCCAGGATCACTACCTTGTGGCAACATAGTTAACAACAACTAGCCTTTCCCTTATTTACACAAAATTACAACTTCGTTCAATACACAAAAGATCATCCTAAGTATAGGAGATAAAAAAACagggatcttctctctgaacCGTTTATCTACTATCTGGTTCTTTCCTTACCTTATGACCCTGTGCATAATCTGAAAAAGATTTTTTGTAAAAGATGGGGTGAGCTAACCAGCTTAGTGAGTTAAAAATTTCCTAATACATGCATGCAACATATTAAGATGGATGGCCATATCACATGAATTCCGCatgatttcaaatcaaatcaatacatCTAATGGAATCCATACACACTTAACTCCCGACACTATCACTGCTTAATCCTTAGAAGATAATGAATTGTGGCTCACGCACTTTCTTGGACTAGTCCAACAAATTGGTTTTGCAATTTATGTTTTGATCAGGTCCTGGACTTATAGCCAAGTCTCCATTCTCACGGTCTTCATGTTTATCCCTGGTGTACTCAAGTATGGGGACAGGACATGGGTTCTCAAGTTGGCAACTAAAGATAATTTCAGAAACTCTATGCTTGATCCTCCAGAAGCAGGCCCCGATTATGTCAAATTTATGAACGATTATGATTCTAAGCATGCCAAAGGGTCCCGAGTCACCGTGGGAAGGATTGAAGATTTTGAGTTGCAAATGGATGAAGAAGTTCAACAGAAACCAAATCCTTCACATGGTAGAGCAAGTAACCAACTCAATCTTCCCGATGCGGAGGTTTTGGCCCGAAGCATATGAATGCTTCAAGACATTCAAGCGTCTCTTTGCGGATCTCATCCTTAGTGGttttttgcttaaggtcagcAAAGAGTATATTATAAAAGAATGAGAATAATACAAAGAAGTCCAAATAGACAAAACTGATCAAACTTAAGACCCAAATCCACtttcggcatggccattagcagAGAGGGAATTAAGACTAAATAAATGATGCTACATCCTCAAAAGAAGCATAACATTTACGAGAACCAGAACCTAAGCTTTTCCATTGCGTCCATTCAATATCATATGCAGAAAATCTGGGACCAGAGTCCCATTCCGCAGAGGATCTAGTCGCAGCAGCATGTTTCGCAAGGCCATCTGCAACTACGTTGACTTCCCAGTAGCAGTGAGTCATACTCCATTGGATACTATTTAAAAATTCCAAATAAGAAAACCACACTTGCTTTGATTCCATGGAATTAAATCTTTCACGATGCACCACATAACAGCTTGTGAATTGCCTTCAACCTCAATCCAATTCAAATTCAGAGCCTTGGCAATACGAATTGCCTCAAAGAAGGCAACGAATTCTGCATCAAAGTTAGAAACAATTCCAATGAATGAGGCAAAGCATCTCATAGTATAGCCCCTATGGTTTCGGATTATTCCCCCAGCACCTGCATAGCTCAGGTTACCTAATGAGCATCCGTCAATGTTTATTTTGAAACACCCCTCTCGAGGACTCTCCCAAAACAATTCTTGTATTCTCTTCTATCTGGGCCTCGCTCTAGTAAGGCAAATAGAGGACGTTAGCTGCAGCTCCTTTATATTCTTAACTAGCACTGGAGAAATATAAGCAAATCCCTGTAAGTCAGAAAAGATTGCTCTTGTCACTAGGCCAGGAGGCCTACCACTAGAATCATATCTTCTACGGTTCCTTTCCAGCCAAATTTGATGGAGGCCAAATATGAGAGATGTAGACCAGATTTGCTTcaaaggagaagagagggactttcttttccaccatgaaAATAGTTTTTGGATGGAGGGAAATCCCAACCAATTCAGCTCAAAAACCTGAAGGAGATTGGACCATACCATTATTGAAAATcgacaagataaaaaaatatggccccTAGATTCCGATTCGTCATGGCACAACGAGCATCTAGAAGCCATTGAAACAGCATAGGCCATCACTTTTTCATCAGTTGGAATCCTTCCATGCATCGCTCACCAACCAAACAGAGAAACACTTAGAGAGAGACCCTTAGCCCAAACAGAACTATGCCATGGGACACGTATCGCTCTCAACCGAATCCCCTCCCATGCAGAGCAAACTGAGAAGTTGCCTGATTGAGTGAGGGACCAAATTCTTCTATCTGGTTGAGGAATAGAAGGGATGGAGAACTTCTTGATATTTGAACAGAGCTCTTGCAGGGCTAAAGAATGAACCTGAGGCAACTCCCACTTGCCTTCAACAATGAAATCTGCCACTTTAGCATCAAGGGGTTGGAACTGATTGAGGGTGATGGACTCTATAATCGTTTTCTCTGAAAGCCCCCTATCCGAccaaaaagaaatttatgaTCCAATACCAACAACCCATCGCTCTTGTGTTTCAACATAGCTCCAAATTTTCCTAATCCCATGAAAATGGAAGAGCTGACATAGAACTTTTTAGGGGTACCAGATGAGGAAAGGAGCCTTCCTCTCAAGAAGGAGGCTGCTGTTGACTTATCATTCTTGATATACCAAGCTAACTTTGCGAGCATTGCCATATTGATATCTTTCAATCTACAAATGCCCAAGCCACCCTCTGCTTTAGGCTTGCAAACATACGTCCATTTCACAGTGATAGCTCTAGAAGACTCCGTTTCCCCACTCCAGATGAAGTTTCTAATCCATTTTTCCATAAGAGAAATGGAAGATGCTGGCCCTAAATACACTGCAAAATTATGAATAAGAACGTTTCACATCACAGATTTAACCAACTCAACCCTTTCAACCATAGACAACAATCTCCCTTTCCAACTAGCTAGGCACGCTTTGAATTTGTCAATAAGCGGTAAGATCACATCTCTCTTCACTctacctttgaaaatttcaactcCCAAATACCGAGTTGGGAATTTACATTCAGGAATTCCGATAATCTCTTTGATGCGGCGCTTCCTTGGCGTAAGAATCTTGCCCAAGAAGAGCTTGCTCTTCTCCATACTAACACTCTGACCAAAGTAGCCTTGATACATGTCCAAAAATTTCTTCAGATGTTTCACCCCGCTCAAATTTGCattaataaagataaaaatatcgtCAGCATAAAGCAAATGCAAAGGAGTGGAAATACTTCTAAGGCCAGGCAAGGATCAAAGCTTCTTCTCCATTTTAAGAGAATGGAGACCACGACACAAAACCTCTTCAGCAATAATAAACAGAATGGAGGATAACGGATCACCCTGGCAAAGACCACGCTCCACATTGAAAAAACCAACTGGTCCCCCATTAATCAACACCGAAAGTCGAGTAGAAAGCAGAATCTGATGAATGCGATCAATGAGGATTTGGGAAAATCCAAACTTGAGCAtaacatcaaataaaaaagtCCAATCCAACGTGTCATACGCCTTTTGAATATCTATCTTTAGAGCTAAGCCTCCTCCAAAAGCCTTAGAGTGCATCATATTGGCCAATTCTAACGCCAAACAAATATTAGAAGAGATCACCTTTCCTCTCTGGAACGCCCCTTGCTCATCAAAAATTAGCCGAGTGAGTAGAGAAGAAAGGTGCATAGCCAAAATCTTAggaataatttaaaaaaaaaaaaaaattccaagacAAATAGGACGGAATTGGCTCACCCTCGTGGCACATGTCACCTTtggaataagaataagaaaattCAAGTTGACCCCTTTGGTGATGACGCCCTCAGAAAAAGTTTTGAACAACCAAACACACCTCATGTCCCACAACATGCCAACATTTGCGGAAGAAAGATCCAGGGAAACTATCTGGACCTGGAGCGCTAGATGGGTCCATATCAAAGACTGCAGCCTTAATCTCCTCAtcagatggagaagaagaaagaaaatcattATCCTCAATAGTGATGATCGCAGGGATACAATCAAGAATATCTTCAGCCGCTACCCCCATACCTttcttatgaaaattttcaaagtggGACACAATAAATTGCCCTATCTCAACAGGATAAGAGAGAgtgttgcctttttttttttttttttggctagaggattatttcattaaaagaagaaaaagactaaGAGAGAGTGTTGCTTGTAATATCAAGAACTTCCTTTATCTGATTTCTTTCCCATCTAACTTTAGTAGTATGAAAAACTTTTGTATTTTGGTCATCTTAAGTGGTGACGACTGGAAGAAGAGCAGAATGTTTTTCCAAGAGATTTCATCAAGAAGAGCTTTTAAAGTGATCGAAGTGGAACTAGGGTTCATGTACGATTTACTCTACTCAAAAACTGTCTTGATTTATTCCACTGTAGGCCTTGTTTTACGTTGCATCAGTGTCTTGTCTATTATCACTCTCCTTGTGCCTTTCTTGAAGGGTGTTAACCATCCTTACTCGCATGTGGACATAGTCATAACTCATATCTTGTTCATTGGAGCATTTATACTGGAGATCTATGCCATCTTCATTCTGATTTATTCTGACTGGGGATTTTATTTGGATAAAGAAGCACAATCCGCAATGTGTACCACTGGTAGTATCAAATGCTTTGATAAAAAGATCATCTTCTAGGAAAAGGTGGTCTAATTTAGTGGCACAATATAATTTTATAAGTGTTTGTGTGAAAGATAGACCACCCAAAATATTATCTAAAGTTCAGAGGCTCCTTCGTATTGACAAATCACTagaaaaataagattacaaatgCTCGAAGGAAATCCTCTTTAAGTCCAAAGAAATAATCTTCGAAGATCttaagagaaaatcaagaaaagttGTGAAGATTAAGGATGTCTAGAATTTGTGTACAAGTAGAGGTGATGATGTACTTGGAAATAACAGTCATCTCCAGGAGAAGCTTCAGTGGAGTCTGAATGATGTAGAATTTGACCAGAGTATTCTTCTATGGCACATTGCTACAGATCTTTGCTACGAGTGCGATAATAATATTTCTCCTTTACAGAATTGCAACATGAAACAAGCAAGTTATTATCAGACTATATGTTGTATCTTCTTATAATGTGTCCTTTTATGTTGCATAAAGGGATTGGTCAAATCAGGTTCAGAGATACTCGTGAAGAAGCGGAGaggtttttcaaaaaaacagatTCAAAATTCGACAAAATTAAAGCTTGTgagaagttgtttgaggtgAACACAGAAATTCGACCCATTGAAGTGAAAGGAAGTAAAAGCAAGTCTGTACTATTTGATGGATGTAGGCTTGCAAAAACTTTGCAATCCTTTGAGGGtgagaattttgataaatgggacATAATGAGTCATGTGTGGATCGAGATGTTATCTTATGCTGCTAGTCAATGTAGAGGGACTAACCATGCACACAATAACTCAGAAGAGGTGGGGAATTTATCACTCATGTTTGGCTTCTAATGGCACATCTTGGTATTGCACAACTATTTCAAATTTTGCAAGGGCATGTGAGAGCCATGTTGATTTCCGGGTAACTAG
It includes:
- the LOC122072597 gene encoding uncharacterized protein LOC122072597, producing the protein MGVAAEDILDCIPAIITIEDNDFLSSSPSDEEIKAAVFDMDPSSAPGPDSFPGSFFRKCWHVVGHEILAMHLSSLLTRLIFDEQGAFQRGKVISSNICLALELANMMHSKAFGGGLALKIDIQKAYDTLDWTFLFDVMLKFGFSQILIDRIHQILLSTRLSVLINGGPVGFFNVERGLCQGDPLSSILFIIAEEVLCRGLHSLKMEKKL